In the Kribbella sp. NBC_00482 genome, one interval contains:
- a CDS encoding helix-turn-helix domain-containing protein yields the protein MTVLEEPQTAGEMLRFWRMHRRLSQLELSLDAEVSTKHLSFVETGRAQPSRQLLVHLSNHLDLPLAEQNRLLLAGGFAPRYLDEPYHSDAMLPLREPLHQLLDAHMPNPALIVDGLWNLIDANDAASILWDGVDPELLKPPMNMLRLALHPGGLPSISSMTAACSVPLIHQLKRKSRDTADQPLADLLEELEPYLPDKPITGPSQQPMVTLDLQTRLGPIRLFTLIATIGAPLEVTAANLAIETFLPTDPTSANRLHALADAKPQ from the coding sequence GTGACCGTGTTGGAAGAGCCGCAGACCGCCGGGGAGATGCTTCGCTTCTGGCGGATGCACCGTCGATTGAGTCAGCTTGAGCTGTCGCTCGATGCTGAAGTGTCGACCAAGCACCTGAGTTTCGTGGAGACGGGACGCGCGCAACCGAGCCGGCAACTGCTGGTCCATCTCTCGAACCATCTCGACCTGCCGCTGGCCGAACAGAACCGGTTGCTGCTCGCGGGTGGGTTCGCGCCGCGGTACCTCGACGAGCCGTACCACTCCGACGCGATGCTCCCGCTCCGCGAACCGCTGCACCAGCTCCTCGACGCGCACATGCCGAACCCGGCGCTCATCGTCGACGGCCTGTGGAACCTGATCGACGCGAACGACGCCGCCTCGATCCTCTGGGACGGCGTCGACCCCGAACTCCTCAAGCCGCCGATGAACATGCTGCGCCTCGCCCTCCACCCCGGCGGCCTGCCCAGCATCTCGTCCATGACGGCGGCGTGCAGTGTCCCGCTCATCCACCAACTGAAACGCAAGAGTCGCGACACCGCCGACCAACCACTCGCGGACCTCCTCGAAGAGCTCGAGCCCTACCTCCCCGACAAGCCCATCACAGGCCCGTCCCAACAGCCCATGGTCACCCTGGACCTCCAAACCCGCCTGGGCCCCATCCGCCTCTTCACCCTGATAGCCACCATCGGAGCCCCCTTAGAAGTAACAGCCGCCAACCTGGCCATAGAAACCTTCCTCCCCACAGACCCCACCAGCGCCAACCGCCTCCACGCACTAGCCGACGCCAAGCCACAATGA
- a CDS encoding Ohr family peroxiredoxin, translated as MNPTYTAVATSSGRDARAVTTDGQLDVQLALPKELGGTGDGLNPEQLLAAGWAACFSTVLDRIGQAQNLDAKDVAVTAEISLVPTTGRFTLAAVLRIELPDHLRGEPGRQLIEAAHNICPYSHATHGNIPVEIVIE; from the coding sequence ATGAATCCCACCTACACAGCAGTAGCAACCTCCTCCGGACGCGACGCCCGCGCAGTCACCACCGACGGCCAGCTGGACGTCCAACTCGCCCTCCCGAAGGAACTCGGCGGCACCGGCGACGGCCTCAACCCCGAACAACTACTCGCCGCCGGCTGGGCCGCCTGCTTCTCCACAGTCCTGGACCGCATCGGCCAAGCCCAGAACCTGGACGCCAAAGACGTCGCGGTGACCGCCGAGATCAGCCTCGTCCCCACCACCGGGAGGTTCACCCTCGCCGCCGTACTGCGAATCGAACTCCCCGACCACCTCCGCGGCGAACCCGGCCGCCAACTGATCGAAGCAGCCCACAACATCTGCCCGTACTCCCACGCCACCCACGGCAACATCCCGGTCGAAATCGTCATCGAGTGA
- a CDS encoding HAD family hydrolase: MGDPIQHVLFDADGVLQDLPGGWYAAMEPYVGDRARDFLHETWSDELPMLAGRGDYLPVLAASLEKYGVSTPATEVYDAVWKNIVLIEESLDIVRTLKRKGYGVHLGTNQECYRGAHMREVLGYDDLFDVSCYSYDLGVAKPDPVFFTRAAERIGADADSILFIDDTAKNITGARTAGLHAEQWDFTQGHTTLHTVFTKHGVTAA; the protein is encoded by the coding sequence ATGGGCGACCCGATCCAGCACGTTCTGTTCGACGCTGACGGCGTACTGCAGGATCTTCCTGGCGGTTGGTACGCGGCCATGGAGCCGTACGTGGGCGACCGGGCCCGGGACTTCCTCCACGAGACCTGGTCCGACGAGCTGCCGATGCTCGCCGGACGTGGTGACTATCTGCCGGTGCTCGCGGCGTCGCTGGAGAAGTACGGCGTGAGCACACCGGCGACCGAGGTGTACGACGCGGTGTGGAAGAACATCGTGCTCATCGAGGAGTCACTCGACATCGTGCGGACCCTGAAGCGGAAGGGGTACGGCGTACACCTCGGCACCAACCAGGAGTGCTACCGCGGCGCGCACATGCGGGAGGTCCTCGGGTACGACGACCTGTTCGACGTCAGCTGCTACTCGTACGACCTGGGCGTCGCGAAACCCGACCCGGTCTTCTTCACCCGCGCCGCGGAACGCATCGGCGCCGACGCGGACTCGATCCTGTTCATCGACGACACCGCCAAGAACATCACCGGCGCCCGCACCGCCGGCCTCCACGCCGAACAATGGGACTTCACCCAGGGCCACACCACCCTCCACACCGTCTTCACCAAGCACGGCGTTACGGCCGCCTAG
- a CDS encoding VOC family protein, protein MTGTQGVNTILHPVTDLEKAKPVYTALLGVEPMADSPYYVGYEAEGQQIGLVPNSDMTSPIAYWHVADIEAKIKEITEAGGTLKDAPKDVGAGRLVATLTDPDGNILGILQDPS, encoded by the coding sequence ATGACTGGCACGCAAGGCGTCAACACGATCCTGCACCCCGTGACCGACCTCGAGAAGGCCAAGCCGGTGTACACCGCTCTGCTCGGTGTCGAGCCGATGGCCGACTCCCCGTACTACGTCGGGTACGAGGCCGAAGGTCAGCAGATCGGGCTGGTCCCGAACAGCGACATGACCTCGCCGATCGCGTACTGGCACGTGGCCGACATCGAGGCCAAGATCAAGGAGATCACCGAGGCCGGCGGCACGCTCAAGGACGCACCGAAGGACGTCGGCGCCGGGCGGCTCGTTGCCACCCTCACCGACCCCGACGGCAACATTCTCGGCATTCTCCAGGACCCGTCCTGA
- a CDS encoding excinuclease ABC subunit UvrA, protein MSRDEHVADSHDLIRVTGARVNNLKDVSVEIPKRRLTAFTGVSGSGKSSLVFGTIAAESQRLINETYSAFVQGFMPNQARPEVDVLDGLTTAIIVDQERMGANPRSTVGTATDANAMLRILFSRIAKPHAGPPTAYSFNVPKRTATGSLKTDKGAGETKVVREAVYAGGMCPRCEGMGSVTDFDLTALYDENKSLNEGALTIPGYSMDGWYGRIFRGAGYFNPDKPIKKYTKKELHDLLHREATKIKVEGINLTYTGIIPAIQRSFLSKDVDAMQPHIRAFVERAVTFTICPDCGGTRLSAEARASKIKGKNIADLCAMQITDLAAWIRALKEPSVAPLLNALGDALDAFVDIGLGYLSLERPAGTLSGGEAQRTKMIRHLGSSLTDVTYVFDEPTIGLHPHDIQRMNELLLQLRDKGNTVLVVEHKPETIAIADHVIDLGPGAGSGGGEVVFEGTLDKLRTSGTLTGRHLDDKASVKSSVRSGSGALEIRGASTNNLQDVNVDVPLGVLVVVTGVAGSGKSSLIQGSVADLEGVVAIDQGAIRGSRRSNPATYTGLLDPIRKAFAKANGVKPALFSANSEGACPACKGAGVIYTELGVMATVEAPCEECEGKRFQAAVLEYTFGGKNIAEVLAMPVSEALPYFAEGEARTPAAEKILERLADVGLGYLSLGQPLTTLSGGERQRLKLATHMGEAGGILVLDEPTTGLHLADVEQLLALLDRLVDSGRSVIVIEHHQAVMAHADWIIDLGPGAGHDGGKVVFEGTPANLIKKPKTLTAKHLAEYVA, encoded by the coding sequence ATGAGCCGCGACGAACACGTTGCCGACAGCCACGACCTGATCCGGGTGACCGGGGCCCGGGTGAACAACCTGAAGGACGTCAGCGTCGAGATCCCGAAGCGCCGGCTGACCGCGTTCACCGGGGTGTCCGGGTCGGGCAAGAGCTCGCTCGTGTTCGGCACCATCGCGGCGGAGTCGCAGCGGCTGATCAACGAGACGTACAGCGCGTTCGTCCAGGGCTTCATGCCCAACCAGGCTCGCCCGGAGGTCGACGTACTCGACGGCCTGACCACCGCGATCATCGTCGACCAGGAGCGGATGGGCGCCAACCCGCGCTCCACGGTCGGTACGGCGACCGACGCGAACGCGATGCTCCGGATCCTGTTCAGCCGGATCGCGAAACCGCACGCCGGCCCGCCGACGGCGTACTCGTTCAACGTCCCGAAACGGACCGCGACCGGTTCGCTGAAGACCGACAAGGGCGCCGGGGAGACGAAGGTCGTCCGCGAGGCCGTGTACGCCGGCGGCATGTGTCCGCGCTGCGAGGGCATGGGTTCGGTGACGGACTTCGACCTGACCGCGCTGTACGACGAGAACAAGTCGCTGAACGAGGGCGCGCTGACGATCCCCGGGTACAGCATGGACGGCTGGTACGGGCGGATCTTTCGGGGCGCCGGGTACTTCAACCCGGACAAGCCGATCAAGAAGTACACCAAGAAGGAACTGCACGACCTGCTGCACCGGGAAGCGACCAAGATCAAGGTCGAGGGCATCAACCTCACCTACACCGGCATCATCCCGGCGATCCAGCGGTCGTTCCTGTCCAAGGACGTGGACGCGATGCAGCCGCACATCCGCGCGTTCGTCGAGCGGGCGGTGACGTTCACGATCTGCCCGGACTGCGGCGGGACCCGGCTGAGCGCCGAGGCGCGCGCGTCGAAGATCAAGGGCAAGAACATCGCGGACCTGTGCGCGATGCAGATCACCGACCTGGCCGCGTGGATCCGCGCGCTCAAGGAGCCGTCGGTCGCGCCGCTGCTGAACGCACTGGGCGACGCGCTCGACGCGTTCGTGGACATCGGCCTCGGGTACCTGTCGCTGGAGCGGCCCGCCGGCACGCTGTCCGGCGGCGAAGCGCAGCGGACGAAGATGATCCGCCACCTCGGGTCGTCGCTGACCGACGTCACCTACGTGTTCGACGAGCCGACGATCGGCCTGCACCCGCACGACATCCAGCGGATGAACGAACTCCTGCTGCAGCTGCGCGACAAGGGCAACACCGTCCTCGTCGTGGAGCACAAGCCGGAGACGATCGCGATCGCCGACCACGTGATCGACCTCGGTCCCGGCGCCGGCTCCGGCGGTGGCGAGGTGGTGTTCGAGGGGACGCTCGACAAGCTGCGCACCAGCGGGACGCTGACCGGGCGGCATCTGGACGACAAGGCCTCGGTCAAGTCGTCCGTGCGGTCCGGTTCGGGCGCGCTGGAGATCCGCGGCGCCTCGACGAACAACCTGCAGGACGTGAATGTCGACGTACCGCTCGGTGTCCTGGTGGTCGTGACCGGGGTCGCGGGGTCGGGGAAGAGTTCGCTGATCCAGGGGTCGGTCGCCGATCTCGAGGGTGTGGTGGCGATCGATCAGGGTGCGATTCGCGGGTCGCGGCGGAGCAACCCGGCGACGTACACGGGGCTGCTGGACCCGATCCGGAAGGCGTTCGCGAAGGCGAACGGCGTGAAGCCGGCGCTGTTCAGCGCGAACTCCGAGGGCGCCTGCCCGGCCTGCAAGGGCGCGGGCGTCATCTACACCGAGCTCGGCGTGATGGCGACCGTCGAGGCCCCGTGCGAGGAGTGCGAGGGGAAGCGGTTCCAGGCCGCCGTGCTGGAGTACACGTTCGGCGGGAAGAACATCGCCGAGGTGCTCGCGATGCCGGTCTCGGAGGCGCTGCCGTACTTCGCCGAGGGCGAGGCGCGGACGCCCGCCGCGGAGAAGATCCTGGAACGGCTCGCCGACGTCGGGCTCGGGTACCTGTCGCTCGGGCAGCCGCTGACGACCCTGTCCGGCGGTGAGCGGCAGCGGCTGAAGCTGGCCACGCACATGGGGGAGGCAGGCGGCATCCTCGTCCTCGACGAGCCGACCACCGGCCTGCACCTGGCCGACGTCGAGCAGCTCCTCGCGCTGCTGGACCGCCTGGTCGACTCCGGCAGGTCGGTCATCGTCATCGAGCACCACCAGGCCGTGATGGCCCACGCCGACTGGATCATCGACCTCGGTCCCGGCGCCGGCCACGACGGCGGCAAGGTGGTCTTCGAAGGCACCCCGGCCAACCTGATCAAGAAGCCGAAAACACTGACCGCGAAGCATCTCGCGGAGTACGTCGCCTGA
- a CDS encoding VOC family protein: MQIKILASFLPHTDPEESLKFYRDILGFEVRTDVGYGGMRWITVGPPGQPDTGIVLCPPFADPGITEDERRTLGEMMAKGTYATVVLQTDDIDGLFERLQATDAEVIQEPVDQPYGVRDCAFRDPAGNHIRINQAS, encoded by the coding sequence ATGCAGATCAAGATTCTCGCCAGCTTCCTGCCGCACACCGATCCCGAGGAGTCGCTGAAGTTCTACCGCGACATCCTCGGCTTCGAGGTCCGCACCGACGTCGGGTACGGCGGCATGCGCTGGATCACCGTCGGCCCGCCCGGCCAGCCGGACACGGGGATCGTGCTCTGCCCGCCGTTCGCCGACCCCGGGATCACCGAGGACGAGCGCCGCACGCTCGGCGAAATGATGGCGAAGGGCACGTACGCCACCGTGGTGCTCCAGACCGACGACATCGACGGACTGTTCGAGCGGCTGCAGGCGACCGACGCCGAGGTGATCCAGGAACCGGTGGACCAGCCGTACGGCGTCCGCGACTGCGCGTTCCGCGACCCGGCCGGCAACCACATCCGGATCAACCAGGCATCCTGA
- a CDS encoding helix-turn-helix transcriptional regulator codes for MSSGTTDEQRLLDLARLRRVKDRIDREYAQPLDVEALARGAHMSSGHLSREFKRAYGESPYGYLMTRRIERAMMLLRRGGMSVTDVCFAVGCQSLGTFSTRFAELVGMPPSVYKENAGDATLGIPSCVAKQVTRPIRNREASPTSGS; via the coding sequence GTGAGTAGCGGTACGACGGATGAGCAGCGCCTGCTGGACCTGGCGCGGCTGCGGCGTGTGAAGGATCGGATCGACCGGGAGTACGCGCAGCCCCTGGACGTCGAGGCGCTCGCGCGCGGCGCGCACATGTCGTCGGGCCACCTGAGCCGCGAGTTCAAACGCGCTTACGGAGAGTCGCCGTACGGGTATCTGATGACCCGGCGGATCGAGCGGGCGATGATGCTGCTGCGGCGCGGCGGGATGAGCGTCACCGACGTCTGCTTCGCGGTCGGCTGCCAGTCGCTGGGCACGTTCAGCACCCGGTTCGCCGAGCTGGTCGGGATGCCGCCGAGCGTCTACAAGGAGAACGCCGGCGACGCCACGCTCGGCATCCCGTCGTGTGTGGCGAAACAGGTGACGCGACCGATCAGGAATCGAGAAGCATCTCCGACGTCCGGCAGCTAG
- a CDS encoding NAD(P)H-binding protein, giving the protein MNAIVVYGATGHTGRFVVEELLRQNLPTAVSGRNAAALAEQWGDLDVRPAAVDDPHALDLALKNAAAVINAAGPFATTADAIIDAAARAGIPYVDVAAELEANVATFARESALPVIPAMAFYGGLGDLLTTAALGERTTADEVHVAYGLSSWHPTPGTRAAGQVSHDRRNGSRVRFSGGRLQYHQDQSVQEDWVFPDPLGRRRVIAEFTMADVITIPSHIAVPEVRTYMTLEAAGDLANSETPAPAAVDELGRSDQTFVVDVRVRTGGEERRATATGQDIYAISAPLAVGAVRRILAGETRTSGVASAGAMFDAVEFLKDLPLTLDLP; this is encoded by the coding sequence ATGAACGCAATCGTGGTGTACGGCGCCACCGGTCACACCGGCCGCTTCGTCGTCGAGGAACTCCTCCGGCAGAACCTTCCCACCGCTGTCTCCGGACGCAACGCTGCTGCACTCGCCGAGCAGTGGGGCGACCTCGACGTACGGCCGGCTGCCGTCGACGACCCACACGCACTCGACCTGGCCCTGAAGAACGCTGCAGCCGTGATCAACGCCGCCGGGCCGTTCGCCACGACCGCCGACGCGATCATCGACGCGGCCGCCCGCGCGGGCATCCCGTACGTCGACGTCGCGGCCGAACTCGAGGCGAACGTGGCGACGTTCGCTCGGGAGAGCGCTCTTCCGGTGATCCCGGCGATGGCGTTCTACGGTGGGCTCGGCGACCTGCTGACGACCGCGGCGCTGGGGGAGCGGACCACCGCTGACGAGGTGCATGTGGCCTACGGGCTGAGCAGTTGGCATCCCACGCCGGGCACGCGCGCCGCCGGTCAGGTTTCGCACGACCGGCGGAACGGGAGCCGTGTGCGGTTCAGCGGCGGTCGTCTGCAGTACCACCAGGACCAGTCGGTGCAGGAGGACTGGGTGTTTCCGGATCCGCTCGGCCGGCGCCGCGTGATCGCCGAGTTCACGATGGCCGACGTGATCACGATCCCGTCGCACATCGCCGTACCGGAGGTCCGCACGTACATGACGCTCGAGGCCGCCGGTGATCTCGCGAACTCGGAGACGCCGGCGCCTGCTGCCGTTGACGAGTTGGGTCGGTCGGATCAGACGTTCGTGGTGGATGTCCGGGTGCGGACCGGCGGAGAGGAGCGGCGGGCGACGGCGACCGGGCAGGACATCTACGCGATCTCGGCGCCGCTCGCGGTCGGCGCGGTACGCCGGATCCTTGCCGGCGAGACGCGTACGTCCGGGGTGGCGTCGGCCGGGGCGATGTTCGACGCCGTCGAGTTCCTCAAGGATTTACCGCTGACACTCGACCTGCCGTAA
- a CDS encoding helix-turn-helix domain-containing protein: protein MHTVALATVGHLLHFELGIAYEIFGNPPLEVDEWYDVRLCGPRPVQVGPFMVEPTEPLDAIARADTVLVPALADVDEPVSAELADAVRAAYEAGARIASLCTGAFVLGAAGLLDGRRATTHWAHADVLSARYPEAVVDPDVLYTDNGNVLTAAGKAAAVDLCLHLIHLDHGATIANTIARRLVVPPHRAGGQAQFVATPVQVTGDHSLAQLLAWAQERLDQPLTVTDLAKRANTSPRHLGRQFRSVTGQTPLQWLLTQRVRRAQQLLESTDDGIEKVAAATGLGTATTLRRHFQRVVGVPPNSYRRSFRST from the coding sequence ATGCACACCGTCGCACTCGCCACCGTCGGACACCTGCTCCACTTCGAGCTCGGGATCGCGTACGAGATCTTCGGCAATCCACCACTCGAAGTCGACGAGTGGTACGACGTACGCCTGTGCGGACCGCGGCCGGTACAGGTCGGGCCGTTCATGGTCGAGCCGACCGAACCGCTCGACGCGATCGCGCGGGCGGACACCGTACTGGTGCCGGCGCTCGCGGATGTCGACGAGCCGGTGTCGGCCGAACTCGCCGATGCGGTGCGGGCGGCATACGAGGCCGGGGCAAGGATCGCGTCGTTGTGCACCGGCGCGTTCGTACTCGGCGCGGCCGGACTGCTCGACGGACGGCGGGCCACCACGCATTGGGCGCACGCCGACGTGCTGAGCGCGCGGTACCCGGAGGCTGTCGTGGATCCGGACGTGCTCTACACCGACAACGGCAACGTGCTGACGGCGGCGGGCAAAGCGGCGGCGGTCGATCTGTGTCTGCATCTGATTCATCTCGACCACGGAGCGACCATCGCGAACACGATCGCCCGGCGCCTCGTCGTACCGCCGCATCGGGCCGGAGGACAGGCACAGTTCGTGGCGACCCCAGTGCAGGTCACCGGCGATCACTCGCTCGCGCAGCTACTGGCCTGGGCGCAGGAGCGTCTGGACCAGCCGCTGACCGTCACCGACCTGGCGAAGCGTGCCAACACGAGCCCACGACACCTAGGTCGGCAGTTCCGTTCGGTCACCGGCCAGACGCCACTCCAATGGCTCCTGACCCAACGCGTCCGCCGAGCGCAGCAACTCCTCGAGTCCACCGACGACGGAATCGAAAAGGTTGCCGCGGCCACCGGCCTCGGAACCGCCACCACCCTCCGCCGCCACTTCCAACGCGTAGTCGGCGTACCCCCGAATAGCTACCGACGTTCGTTCCGCAGCACGTAG
- a CDS encoding VOC family protein — protein sequence MSLQELRFRATHLDTVRAGTKRITMRFNDPVEVGPATLVFEFDDEVRIPGRIVSTLAKRVDSVTDDEAREDGFATAADVLPGLRDYYPELQPSDELVIVRFEVGSTYPQRMHTALDAVDWRGLAEFYRVLLGLRYRPGDEPPTDGTADDAGWLVLVDEDGNRQLAINQVDELTPSTWPSDGVPKQMHLDYAVPSVDELHRHRQRAEELGARLLYDRTADEGEPLYVLADPAGHPFCLLVGEL from the coding sequence ATGAGCCTCCAGGAGCTCCGCTTCCGTGCCACGCACCTCGACACGGTCCGCGCCGGCACGAAGCGGATCACCATGCGCTTCAACGATCCCGTCGAGGTCGGTCCGGCGACCCTGGTGTTCGAGTTCGACGACGAGGTCCGCATCCCCGGGCGGATCGTGTCGACCCTCGCCAAGCGCGTCGACAGCGTGACCGACGACGAGGCCCGCGAGGACGGCTTCGCGACCGCCGCCGACGTCCTCCCGGGGCTCCGTGACTACTACCCGGAGCTCCAGCCGAGCGACGAGCTCGTCATCGTCCGCTTCGAGGTCGGGTCCACCTATCCGCAGCGCATGCACACCGCGCTCGATGCGGTGGATTGGCGTGGGCTGGCCGAGTTCTATCGGGTGCTGCTCGGGCTGCGGTACCGCCCCGGCGACGAGCCACCGACAGACGGAACGGCGGACGATGCCGGCTGGCTCGTGCTGGTCGACGAGGACGGGAATCGTCAGCTGGCGATCAACCAGGTCGATGAGCTGACGCCGTCCACGTGGCCGTCGGACGGCGTACCGAAGCAGATGCACCTCGACTACGCCGTACCGTCGGTGGACGAACTCCATCGGCACCGGCAGCGCGCCGAGGAGCTCGGTGCAAGGCTTCTGTACGACCGGACCGCCGACGAGGGCGAACCGCTGTACGTCCTGGCGGATCCGGCGGGACATCCGTTTTGTCTACTGGTGGGAGAACTGTGA
- a CDS encoding alpha/beta fold hydrolase, producing MSKQTGYADVNGLRMYYEVHGEGGTPLVLLHGGLFNIDLQFGELLEGLSAGRKVIAADFQGHGYTNDIDRPLGTAELASDVVALLARLDVPRADLFGFSVGGAVALYLAIEYPELVRKAIISSVSFNPSGDREENAEAVGSMKVEMIAGTPMEADYLAKSPHPDHEHLQTLLDKLGSYDRGMSGWSDDDIRGIEAPTLLTFGDSDAVKLEHAVRFHQLRGGDVNGDFVGVPASQLAIFPGTTHFTGLARTPLVLDTVTTFLDA from the coding sequence GTGAGCAAGCAGACTGGGTACGCCGACGTCAACGGGCTGCGCATGTACTACGAAGTGCACGGCGAGGGCGGTACGCCGTTGGTGCTGCTGCACGGCGGCCTGTTCAACATCGACCTGCAGTTCGGGGAGCTGCTCGAAGGGCTGTCGGCCGGGCGGAAGGTCATCGCCGCTGACTTCCAGGGACACGGCTACACGAACGACATCGACCGCCCACTCGGTACGGCGGAGCTGGCCTCGGACGTGGTGGCGCTGCTCGCGCGCCTCGACGTACCGAGGGCCGACCTGTTCGGGTTCAGCGTCGGCGGCGCGGTCGCGCTGTACCTCGCGATCGAGTACCCGGAGCTGGTACGGAAGGCGATCATCTCGTCGGTCTCGTTCAACCCGTCCGGTGACCGTGAAGAGAACGCGGAGGCGGTCGGTTCGATGAAGGTGGAGATGATCGCCGGCACGCCGATGGAGGCCGACTACCTGGCGAAGTCGCCGCACCCCGACCACGAGCACCTGCAGACGCTGCTCGACAAGCTCGGCAGCTACGACCGCGGCATGAGCGGATGGAGCGACGACGACATCCGTGGCATCGAGGCGCCCACGCTGCTGACGTTCGGCGACTCCGACGCGGTGAAGCTCGAGCATGCCGTCCGCTTCCACCAGCTCCGCGGCGGCGACGTCAACGGCGACTTCGTGGGCGTCCCCGCCTCCCAGCTGGCGATCTTCCCCGGTACGACGCACTTCACCGGTCTCGCCCGCACTCCCCTGGTCCTCGACACCGTCACCACCTTCCTCGACGCCTGA
- a CDS encoding AraC family transcriptional regulator, with protein MDELRELIVNAAGREGTIDGLLLSVVTAPTPPTSSLASPTFALVAQGRKRLALGEQVFEYGAGDYLVVSVDLPVTGHFVEASPAVPCLGVGLALKPEIIAELLLDAAEKPGGPVRGLSVSRASTELVDAVIRLLRLVDEPDDAPVLAPLVQREILWRLLRSPQGAAVRDIGLADSSLSHVARVIRWIRDHYTEPFRVEDLAAMAGMSTSAFHRHFRTVTELTPIQYQKKIRLQEARLRVVGLGEDVTSAGYAVGYDSPSQFSREYRREFGTPPSRDRAGSGKSSRALV; from the coding sequence ATGGATGAGCTGCGCGAGCTGATCGTGAATGCGGCAGGGCGTGAAGGCACGATCGACGGGCTCCTGCTGTCGGTCGTGACAGCGCCCACCCCGCCGACGTCCAGCCTCGCCTCGCCGACATTCGCGCTGGTGGCTCAGGGCCGCAAGCGGCTGGCGCTCGGGGAGCAGGTCTTCGAGTACGGCGCCGGCGACTACCTCGTCGTATCGGTCGACCTACCCGTCACGGGCCACTTCGTCGAGGCGTCGCCCGCCGTACCCTGCCTCGGCGTCGGTCTCGCGTTGAAGCCGGAGATCATCGCCGAGCTTCTGCTCGACGCGGCCGAGAAGCCGGGTGGACCCGTCCGCGGCCTGAGCGTGAGCCGCGCCTCGACGGAACTGGTCGACGCGGTCATCCGCCTGCTCCGCCTGGTCGACGAGCCTGACGACGCACCCGTACTGGCGCCGCTCGTCCAGCGCGAGATCCTCTGGCGCCTGCTCCGCAGTCCACAAGGTGCCGCCGTACGGGACATCGGCCTCGCCGACAGCAGCCTGTCGCACGTCGCGCGCGTCATCCGCTGGATCCGCGACCACTACACCGAGCCGTTCCGGGTCGAGGACCTCGCAGCGATGGCCGGCATGAGTACGTCGGCGTTCCACCGGCACTTCCGCACCGTGACCGAGCTGACCCCGATCCAGTACCAGAAGAAGATCCGCCTGCAGGAAGCGCGGCTGCGCGTGGTCGGGCTCGGCGAGGACGTGACGAGCGCCGGGTACGCCGTCGGCTACGACAGCCCGTCCCAGTTCAGCCGCGAGTACCGGCGCGAGTTCGGTACGCCGCCGAGTCGCGATCGAGCAGGATCAGGCAAGTCGTCGCGAGCATTGGTCTAA
- a CDS encoding SDR family NAD(P)-dependent oxidoreductase, with the protein MHVAVITGGSSGIGQAAAFELAKRGTAVVLTYRGSRERGLETVERIEKDGGTAVALPLDVGRPDTFTEFRTALTDVLRRWDRTSFDFLVSNAGVGQPPVMFEDTTADLFDQMVNVHLKGPYFLTQTLLPLIADHGSIVYTTSTSALESARPSPGYSVYASVKGAQIVLTRYLAKELSTRRIRVNAVAPGVTRTRLGDDAFAQYPELIPPIAERTALGRIGESDDLGKVIAFLSSSDAGWITAQTVEASGGYEL; encoded by the coding sequence ATGCATGTAGCTGTGATCACCGGCGGAAGTTCCGGCATCGGCCAAGCCGCGGCATTCGAGCTCGCGAAACGCGGCACCGCGGTCGTCCTCACCTATCGCGGCAGTCGCGAACGCGGCCTGGAGACGGTCGAACGGATCGAGAAGGACGGCGGTACGGCGGTCGCGCTGCCGCTGGACGTCGGTCGCCCTGACACGTTCACCGAGTTCCGCACCGCGCTCACCGACGTACTGCGGCGATGGGACCGCACATCGTTCGACTTCCTCGTCAGCAACGCCGGTGTCGGGCAACCTCCGGTGATGTTCGAGGACACGACCGCGGACCTGTTCGACCAGATGGTGAACGTCCACCTGAAAGGGCCGTACTTCCTCACCCAGACTCTCCTCCCGCTGATCGCCGACCACGGCTCGATCGTCTACACGACCAGTACGTCGGCGCTCGAGTCGGCGCGCCCGTCGCCCGGGTACTCCGTCTACGCAAGCGTGAAGGGCGCGCAGATCGTGCTCACCCGCTACCTCGCGAAGGAGCTCAGCACCCGCCGGATCCGGGTCAACGCCGTCGCTCCCGGCGTCACCCGGACCCGTCTCGGCGACGACGCGTTCGCCCAGTACCCGGAGCTGATCCCGCCGATCGCCGAACGCACCGCGCTCGGCCGGATCGGCGAGTCCGACGACCTCGGCAAGGTCATCGCGTTCCTCAGCTCCTCCGACGCAGGCTGGATCACCGCGCAGACCGTGGAAGCCTCCGGCGGCTACGAACTCTGA